In Desulfuromonadales bacterium, one DNA window encodes the following:
- the ccsB gene encoding c-type cytochrome biogenesis protein CcsB has translation MLSSQLSNIVTIGYFISMVLFVVYLSTRSKAVVLGGTILAYLGFLVQTVAIGLRWYESYQVLGADGRAPLSNLYESVVFFAWTILLIYIVIDLKYKQRAVGAFVIPFAFLAMAWAQLQLNDAIEPLVPALQSNWLTYHVITCFLGYAAFAVACGVSIMYLIKSGKEEKNASGSPAGGILAAFPSTRILDDINYKSIMIGFPLLSLGIITGAAWANYAWGTYWSWDPKETWSLIVWFIYAAFLHARFTRGWVGKKAAWLSIVGFAATIFCYLGVNLVLSGLHSYGG, from the coding sequence ATGTTAAGTTCGCAACTGTCCAATATTGTCACTATCGGCTACTTCATCTCGATGGTACTCTTCGTCGTCTACCTCTCCACGCGCAGCAAGGCGGTGGTGCTGGGGGGGACGATTCTCGCCTACCTTGGTTTTCTTGTGCAGACGGTCGCCATCGGCCTGCGTTGGTACGAATCGTACCAGGTGCTCGGCGCGGACGGTCGCGCGCCCCTCTCCAACCTTTACGAGTCGGTAGTCTTCTTCGCCTGGACCATCCTGCTCATCTATATCGTTATCGACCTCAAGTACAAACAGCGCGCGGTGGGAGCTTTCGTTATTCCTTTTGCTTTTCTCGCCATGGCCTGGGCCCAACTTCAGCTCAACGATGCCATTGAGCCTCTGGTGCCGGCCCTGCAGAGCAACTGGTTGACCTATCACGTTATTACCTGCTTTCTCGGCTATGCCGCATTTGCTGTCGCCTGCGGGGTCTCGATCATGTATCTGATCAAGTCCGGCAAGGAGGAAAAGAACGCATCGGGCTCACCCGCCGGCGGTATCCTTGCGGCGTTTCCGAGCACCCGGATTCTCGACGACATCAATTACAAGTCGATCATGATTGGATTTCCCCTGCTGTCGCTCGGTATCATCACCGGCGCTGCGTGGGCCAACTACGCCTGGGGAACCTACTGGAGCTGGGACCCCAAAGAGACCTGGAGCCTGATCGTCTGGTTCATCTATGCCGCATTCCTGCATGCACGCTTCACCCGGGGGTGGGTGGGGAAAAAGGCTGCCTGGCTCTCCATCGTCGGTTTTGCAGCAACGATTTTCTGCTACCTGGGGGTCAATCTGGTTCTTTCGGGGCTGCACTCCTACGGGGGATGA